A section of the Metabacillus endolithicus genome encodes:
- a CDS encoding DUF3889 domain-containing protein, which produces MKKNSLSKLLITFVALFIVMSAGMKAYGEPNPDETDYKKWSRIAVSSVKEKYPDAELTDYKYVGRKKVNENETRDTFHIKCTQKNRSFIVKADVVFNPTTGKLITVNIEELREGGL; this is translated from the coding sequence ATGAAGAAAAATTCTCTGTCTAAACTTTTGATTACATTTGTAGCATTATTTATTGTTATGTCAGCAGGAATGAAAGCATATGGTGAACCAAATCCTGATGAGACTGACTATAAAAAATGGAGTAGAATTGCGGTTTCCTCGGTCAAAGAAAAATACCCAGATGCTGAACTAACTGATTATAAATATGTAGGACGGAAGAAAGTTAACGAAAATGAAACAAGGGATACATTTCATATTAAATGTACTCAAAAAAACAGATCATTTATTGTAAAGGCTGATGTTGTGTTCAATCCAACAACTGGAAAGCTTATTACTGTTAATATAGAAGAACTTAGAGAAGGTGGACTTTAA
- a CDS encoding M14 family metallopeptidase has translation MTKKVIIFLVVFLIVQDVKAEEPEMYTYNTMKTHMLELSKRYGLEVKEFGQSEFGRDLLAIKVGEGKRSILITGSHHGREWLSTHIIMKMIKEYASAYQHKQTLFGHNPNILDDVSIWFVPMVNPDGVTIQQQGIIHFPFLLQEIYVDINEGENNFKRWKANALGVDLNRQYPAGWENIKGDTAYASYSHYKGEKPFEAKETRALVDFTEKIQPLTSAAYHTSGRELYWYYYNELSHLQRDYQLVDIIAEKTGYKVSYPPYDAIGGGYTDWFIQSYQRPALTIELSYPVEETNPPLSVLPEEWKRNKEVGFIICKFAKEELLEKE, from the coding sequence ATGACGAAGAAAGTAATCATCTTTTTGGTTGTTTTCCTTATCGTACAGGATGTAAAAGCCGAAGAGCCTGAAATGTATACATATAATACAATGAAAACTCACATGTTAGAGCTTTCTAAACGATATGGGTTAGAAGTGAAAGAATTTGGACAATCGGAATTTGGACGAGACCTCCTTGCCATAAAAGTAGGTGAAGGAAAGAGGTCTATCTTGATAACAGGAAGTCATCACGGTCGTGAGTGGTTGTCAACACATATCATCATGAAAATGATTAAGGAATATGCAAGTGCTTATCAACATAAGCAAACATTATTTGGGCATAATCCGAATATATTGGATGATGTATCAATATGGTTTGTCCCGATGGTTAACCCAGATGGAGTGACCATACAGCAGCAGGGAATTATTCACTTTCCATTTCTTCTTCAGGAAATATATGTAGATATAAATGAAGGGGAAAATAACTTTAAAAGGTGGAAAGCTAATGCCCTTGGGGTAGACTTAAATAGACAATATCCTGCTGGATGGGAGAATATTAAAGGTGATACAGCTTATGCTTCTTACTCTCACTATAAAGGAGAAAAACCCTTTGAAGCAAAAGAGACTAGGGCACTAGTGGATTTTACCGAAAAAATTCAGCCACTTACATCGGCTGCTTACCATACGTCTGGACGTGAACTTTATTGGTACTATTATAATGAGTTAAGCCATCTTCAAAGGGATTATCAATTAGTCGATATAATTGCCGAAAAAACAGGCTATAAAGTTTCTTATCCACCTTATGATGCAATTGGTGGTGGATATACAGATTGGTTTATTCAATCATATCAAAGACCTGCACTAACTATTGAACTTAGTTACCCAGTTGAAGAAACAAATCCTCCATTATCAGTGTTGCCTGAGGAATGGAAACGGAACAAAGAAGTAGGATTCATCATATGTAAATTTGCCAAAGAAGAACTGTTGGAAAAAGAATAA
- a CDS encoding RrF2 family transcriptional regulator, whose amino-acid sequence MRLTLYTDYSLRVLVYLATKPKEELSNIKEIAEIYNISKNHLMKVTYELGKMNVIETIRGRNGGIRLAKAPEEINIGEIVRKTEEDFHLVECFDKENNQCVISPACGLKHVLNKALQAYLEVLDQYTLADVAKNQSALLHYFSLNK is encoded by the coding sequence ATGCGCTTAACTCTTTACACAGATTACTCATTAAGAGTCCTAGTATATTTAGCAACAAAACCAAAGGAAGAACTCTCTAACATAAAAGAAATTGCGGAGATTTATAATATTTCTAAAAACCATTTAATGAAGGTAACATATGAGCTCGGAAAAATGAATGTAATTGAAACAATTCGCGGCAGAAATGGAGGAATTCGGTTAGCTAAAGCTCCTGAGGAAATAAACATAGGTGAAATTGTCCGCAAAACGGAGGAAGATTTTCATCTTGTTGAATGCTTTGATAAAGAAAATAACCAATGTGTTATTTCACCAGCATGCGGACTTAAACATGTTTTAAATAAAGCACTTCAAGCATACTTGGAAGTATTGGATCAATATACATTAGCAGATGTTGCCAAAAACCAGTCAGCTCTGTTACATTACTTTTCATTAAATAAATAA
- a CDS encoding YhdB family protein, with translation MNSVDYDKALYYTHRSQWDNLLILMVRTKDDFLSKKIEHFLHAYNFEHDYTEVEKQLYSLLRYIDHAVEEEPELKFLQ, from the coding sequence ATGAACAGTGTAGATTATGACAAAGCATTGTATTACACACATCGTTCACAATGGGATAACTTGCTTATTCTTATGGTCCGTACAAAAGATGATTTTTTATCAAAAAAAATTGAGCATTTTCTACATGCCTATAATTTTGAACATGATTATACAGAAGTTGAAAAACAGCTTTATTCATTGTTAAGATATATTGATCACGCTGTAGAGGAAGAACCTGAATTAAAATTTTTACAATAA
- a CDS encoding NADPH-dependent FMN reductase, translating into MNILVLNGGPRKTGRTKMAAAFIERTYNANHFDLSERELPLFNGDETRAHLQVIQELKKSVTDADAVVLLSPEYHNGMSGALKNALDFLSSEQFAHKPVAIISVAGGGKGGINALNNMRTVMRGVYAHVIPKQVVLDPDCFDYDQKGLVNESAALVHSLIEELTLYTKAFHKK; encoded by the coding sequence ATGAATATCTTAGTTTTAAATGGCGGGCCTAGAAAAACTGGAAGAACGAAAATGGCTGCAGCCTTTATAGAGAGAACATACAATGCCAATCATTTTGACTTAAGTGAACGAGAACTGCCTCTATTCAATGGAGATGAAACTCGGGCTCACCTTCAAGTGATTCAGGAATTAAAGAAATCTGTTACTGACGCAGATGCTGTTGTACTATTATCACCAGAGTATCATAATGGAATGAGCGGGGCTTTGAAAAATGCTCTGGATTTTTTAAGCAGTGAACAGTTTGCACATAAGCCTGTTGCGATCATATCAGTTGCCGGTGGGGGAAAAGGTGGAATCAATGCTCTAAATAACATGAGAACAGTGATGAGAGGTGTCTATGCTCATGTTATTCCAAAACAAGTGGTCCTTGACCCTGATTGTTTTGACTATGATCAAAAAGGATTGGTTAATGAATCAGCTGCACTTGTTCATTCATTAATTGAAGAATTAACGTTATACACAAAGGCATTTCATAAAAAATAG